The Actinomycetota bacterium region GGCTCCGAGCCGCAGGGCCCGAAGCAGGAACCCGAAGCGGTCCTCCGCCTCGTCGGCGCCCAGGCCGATGCACGCGAACACGGCCTTCTGGATGTCGTGGTCGTGGATGCGGATGCTGCCGCCGCCGATCTCGAGGCCGTTCAGCACCACGTCGTAGGCCAGGCTGCGCACGGCGCCGGGGTCGGTGGCGATGAGGCCCACGTCATCCGGGTGCGGCGCGGTGAAGGGGTGGTGCAGGGCGTCCCAGCGCTTCTCGTCGGCGTTCCAGCCCACCAGCGGGAAGTCCTCCACCCACAGGGGTGCCCACGCACCCTCGGGGACGAGCCCCCACCGATCGGCGAAGCGCACGCGCAGGGTGCCCAGCACATCCGATGCCACCGGCTCGTCGTCGGCGACGAGGGTGATGAGGTCGCCCGGCGCCGCGCCGAAGTCGGCGGCGAGCCCGTCGAGGAACTTCGCCACGGGCGATCGCAGAGTGCCGTCGTCCTGCACGATCGCCCACACCAGCCCCTTGGCGCCGAGCGCCTGGGCCTCGGCCATGAGCTCGTCGCCGTCCTTGCGCGAGGTTCCCTCGCCGGCGCCGGGCACCACGAGGCCGCGCACCACGCCACCGCCGTCCACGACGCCCCTGAAGACGGCGAAGTCGGTGCGACCGGCGGCCTCGGTCCAGTCCTGGATCTCCATGCCGAACCGCAGGTCGGGCCGGTCGGTGCCGAACCGGCGCATGGCCTCGGCGTACCCCATGCGGGGGAACGGCGTGGGGATGTCGATGCCGGCCTCGGCGAAGCACGCCACCAGCACCCGCTCGGTGAGGTCCTCGATGTCCGTCGGCTCCACGAACGACGCCTCGACATCGAGCTGCGTGAACTCCGGCTGGCGATCGGCGCGAAGATCCTCGTCGCGGAAGCAGCGGGCGATCTGGTAGTAGCGCTCGAGCCCGCCGACCATCAGCAGCTGCTTGAACAACTGGGGGCTCTGGGGCAGGGCGTACCACTCGCCTGGGCTCAGGCGCGAGGGCACGAGGAAATCGCGCGCGCCCTCGGGCGTCGACCGCGTGAGCACCGGGGTCTCAACCTCGAGGAAACCGGCGTCGTCGAGCACCCGGCGCATGGCCCGCACCACCCGGGCACGCAGCTCGAGCGCTGCGAGCCGCCGCGGCCGGCGCATGTCGATGTAGCGGTAGGTGAGGCGCAGCTCCTCGGACGGCTCGGTGCTCTCGTCCTCCACCGAGAACGGCACCGGCTCGGTCTCGGCCAGGCGCTCCATGGCGGTGACGGCCACCTCCACCTCGCCGGTGGGGATGCGCAGGTTGATGGTCTCCTCGCTACGGCGCACCACCTGCCCGTCCACGCAGATGACGTCCTCGAGGTGCAGGCGCTCGGCGCCCGCGTGGGCATCGGGCGCCCGCTCCGGGTGGAACACCAGCTGCACGATGCCGCTGCGGTCGCGCAGGTCGATGAAGATCACCCCGCCGTGGTCGCGCCGGCGGTGGACCCACCCCGACACCCGCACGGCCTCGCCCACGGCATCGGCAGCACCCGCGGCGGCATGCGTGCGGTACCGGCCAGCGCCGATCACAGGCCCTGCCCCGCAGCCGTGATGCGGCTGGCGATCTCGCCCACCGGCACCTCCACCTGGTTTCCCGTCGTCATGTCCCTGATGGTCGCGAGGCCTTCGGCGTGCTCGCGCGGGCCGACGATGATCACGTGCCTTGCACCCAGCCCCGAGGCGTGGCGCATCATCGCCTTGAGGCCCTTGCCCGCGGGGCCGGCCTCCGCGCGCACGCCCGACCGGCGAAGGTCGCGCAGCAGCGGCATGAGCTGCATGCGGATGCCGGCATCGGGCACTGCCAGGTAGGCGTCCACCACGGGCTCCTCGGCCGCGGCGTCGCCCAGCGCGAGGGTGATGCGCTCCACCCCCGTACCGAACCCCACGCCGGGCACGGCCGGGCCGCCCAGCGACTTCACCAGGCCGTCGTAGCGCCCGCCGCCCCCGATGCCGCTCTGGGCGCCCAGGCGATCGCACGTGAACTCGAAGACCGTGCGGGTGTAGTAGTCGAGCCCCCGCACGAGCGAGGGGTCCTCCTCGTAGGGGATGCCCATCAGCCGCAGCGCCGCGAGCACCCTCTGGTGGTGCTCGCGGGCATCGTCGGTGAGGTTGTCCACCAGCCGGGGCGCGTCGGCCATGACGGCCTGCACAGCGTCGTCCTTCATGTCGAACAGCCGCAGCGGGTTCTCGTCCATGCGCTCGCGGGCGTCGCGCGGCAGGGAGTCGGCCTTCGGCGCCAGGTAGGCGAGCAGCTTCTCGCGGTAGGGCCCGCGGCCCTCGGGGTCGCCCATGCTCGATATGCGCAGTCGCACCTCGGGCACGTCGAGCCGCGCGTAGATGTCGGCCAGCAGGACGATCATCTCGGCGTCGAGCAGCGGGTCGTCGCTGCCGAAGGCCTCGGCCCCCACCTGCCAGTGCTCGCGAAAGCGCCCGCTCTGGGGCGCCTCGTACCGGAACATCGGCGCTAGGTACCAGAGCTTCACCGGCTGCGGCAGCTTGTGCATGCCGTGCTCCACGTATGCGCGCGCAACCGGCGCGGTGCCCTCGGGGCGCAGGGTGATGCTGCGCCCGCCGCGATCATCGAATGTGTACATCTCCCTGCGCACGATGTCGGTGGCCGTGCCCACGCCGCGCACGAACACCTCGGTCTCCTCGAAGGTGGGAGTGACCACGCGGCCGAAGCCGTTGGCGGCCATCACGTCGGCGGCCACGGCCTCCACCCGGGCGCGCACGCGCCCCTCGGCCGGCAGCACGTCACGGGTGCCCTTCGGGGCGCGGGGCGCCATGGGCTAGCGCCCGCCCGTCTGCCTCTGCCACCGGCGCACGGCCATGCGATGCGCCAGGCGGTCGAGCAGCATGCCGAGCGGGATCATGATGATGCCCATGACGATGGCGAAGCCCGCCGCCACCTGCGGGCTGTCGCCGTTGATGAAGTAGAGGAAGGCGTAGAAGATGAGCGCGGCCAGTCCGGCGCGGATGAGCACGCTCTTGAACCCGGCGCGCTTGGGCGCGCCCTTGGGCAGGCCGTCCTTGCGGCCCGCGGCGGGCTCGCCGGCCTCCTCGGACCGCACCTTGGCCTCGTACCGCGGGTTCTTCACCGGCGGAGGTCCGGCCTTGGGCCGACGGCGGCGCTTGGGGGCGATGGGTCAGTCCTCCGTTGTGTCGATGATCTTCGCGGGCGGTAAGCCGGGCAGCCCCAGGTCACGGGGGCATTTACCCCCGAGGGCGGCACGGGGAACCATGCCCACGAGCTCGGACTCCCCGGCGACGAGGCCCCGAGCGGCGGCCTCGCGCCGCACCCTCCCGACCACCGCCATCAGCGGCGTGCGGCGGTAATCCTCCACGTTGAGCGAGACCTGCGCAAGCCCCGTCCGGGTGCACATCAGCCCGAGGGCCCGCACCGACGGCAGGCCGCCGCCCCCGCCCCCCTCGCGCACCGCCGCTGCCACGGCGCGGGCGTCGTCCACCGTGGCCCCCGGCAACCAGATATTCCAGGCCACCAGCGGCTCGCGCGCGCCCACCAGCACCACCCCGGCGCCGGGGTGCGGCAGCGCGGGGCCCGCATCGGCAATCACCTCGCCCGACTGCATGCGCGCGGCCAGGGCGGGCAGGCCCCCGGCGCGAAGGCGCGCGGGTCGCTCGCGCCCCTCGCCCGCCGCGATCCCGTAGAGGACGCAGGGCACCTCGGCCTCCGCGCCGATGCGACCCGCTGCGGTGCGGGCCGCCGCGACGGCATCGGGCACCGCCGACGGGCGCAGCGCCACGAATGGCAGCACGTCGAGCGCGCCCACGAACGGGTGCACGCCGTCATGCGCGCGCAGATCGATGAGGTCGCGCGCCTCGATGGCCAGGGCCACGCCGGCGTCCACCAGCGCGCGCGTCGGGCCGCCCAGCGTGATGACCGTGCGGTGGTGGTCGGGGTCGGAGTGGACATCGAGCACTGTGGCTGCGCTGCGGTCCGCAGCGGCCACGAGACGCGCAATGCGGTGGGGGTCGCGCCCCTCACTACAGTTGGGCACCGCGAGAAGGCCGCTGTCCGACCGATGGGATCCGCCTCTGCGCACGCTGCTCCGGCTACTCACATTTCTCCGGCCATACACGTGGTCGGTGGTCATCACGGCCTTCTCGGCCCTGGCGCTGATGGCCTGCACGATCACCCTGCCATACCTCACGCGGCGGGTGATCGACGACGTCCTGAACGGCCAGCAGGAGGACGCCCTGCTGCCGCTGGTGATCATCGTGATCGTGGTGGGAGTCATCCGGGCGCTGTTCGCGCTGATGCGGCGCATCCTCGCCGGCCGTGTGAGCCTCGCGGTGGAGTTCGACCTGAGGGACAGGGTCTTCGCGCACCTGCAGCAGCTGTCGTTCGGATACTTCGACCGCATGCCCGTGGGCCAGCTGATGTCGCGGGCCACCAGCGACCTGCAGACCGTGCGGTTCTTCCTGGGCTACGGGCTGATCTTCCTCTTCATGCACGCCTTCACGCTGGTGTTCGTGACGGTGGTGCTGCTGTTCATCAACGTGCCGCTCACGCTGTTGGCGCTGCTCATGGGCCCGGCGCTCGTGCTGGTGGCCGCCCGCGCCAGCAAGCGGTCGCACCCGGTGCTGGTGGACGTGCAGCAGAAGGTGGCCGACGTGACGCAGATGGCTGAGGAGAGCCTCGCGGGAATCCGGGTGGTGAAGGCCTTCGGGCAGGAGACCGCCCAGGACGAGCGCTTCGGCCTGCGCGCGCACGACGCCTTCTCGCGCAGCATGGACGCCGCGCGCCTGCAGAGCTTCTATCAGTCGCTCATGGGGTTCCTGCCCGTGCTGGGGGTGGCGGTGGTCATCGCCGTCGGCGGCGTGATGACCATCAACGGAGTGCTCACCCTCGGGGAGTTCGTGCAGTTCTACCTCTACCTGGCGATCCTCACCTGGCCGTTCCGGTCGATCGGCATGCTCATCGGCAGCGCCCAGCGCGCGGCGGCCAGCGGGCAGCGGGTGTTCGAGATCCTCGACACCGCCCCGCAGGTGCCCGAGCCCGCGCACCCGCTGCCGCTGCCCGCCGGCGGTGGGCACGTGCGCCTCGAGGATGTCACCTTCGGGTACGAGGCCGACCGCCCCGTACTGCACGACCTCCACCTGGATATCCCGGCAGGCCGCACCGTGGCCATCATCGGCCCCACCGGGTCGGGCAAGAGCACCATCACGCAGTTGATCCCCCGCTTCTACGACCCGCAGCGGGGCCGGGTGCGGGTGGACGGCGCCGACGTGCGCGACGTGGCGCTCGACGACATCCGCCGCGCGATCGGCATGGTCACCCAGGACCCGTTCCTGTTCTCGGACAGCGTGCGCGCCAACATCGCGTTCGGCCGCCCCGAGGCCACCGACCCGGAGATCGAGCGGGCCGCCCGCATGGCGCAGGCCGACACCTTCATCCGCGCGCTTCCCGAGGGCTACGACACCGTGGTGGGCGAGCGCGGGTTCACGTTGTCGGGTGGGCAGCGCCAGCGCGTGGCGATCGCCCGGGCGATCCTCATGGATCCGCGCATCCTGGTGCTCGACGAGGCCACGGCATCGGTGGACGCGTCCACCGAGCGCGAGATCTCCCGTGCCCTGGCCGCGGTCATGGAGGGGCGCACCACGATCATCATCGCCCACCGGCTGTCCACCATCAGCCTGGCCGACGAGATCGTGCTCATCGACGACGGCCGCGTAGCGGCGCGCGGAACGCACGACGACCTCTACGCCGACAGCGCGCTGTACCGGGAGATCCACGATCAGGGCCTCGCACGGCCCGACGAACTCGTGGCGAGGGAGGGCTGATGGGCACGCGCCCCGTGGGCCACGGCCACGCCGGCGGAATGCTCGGCCCGCTGTCGGAGGAAAACGAGGAGCGCGTGGTGAAGCGCCCTCGGCGCAACATGCGCCGGCTGCTTCCCTACTTCCGCCCCTACCGCAGGCGCGTGCTGGTGACCATCGTGCTCATGCTGCTGGTCACGGGCGCCACGCTGGCCGGACCCGCGCTGGCCCAGGTGGCGATCGACGACGGCATCGACGCCGGCAGCGTCACGGCCCTGATCGTGATCGTGTCGATCTTCGTGGTGATCGGCCTCATCGGCTGGGCCGCGCAGTACTGGCAGTCGTATCTGTCGTCGTGGGTGGGCGAGCGCGTGCTGCTCGATCTTCGCCGGCAGGTGTTCCGCCACATGATGCGGCTCGAGTTGGGGCACCACGAGCGCACGCCCACCGGGCGGAGCGTCAGCCGCCTCACGGCCGACATCGAGGCCGTCAACCAGCTCGTGGTGGAGGGCGCCACGTCGCTGGTGATCAACGGCCTCACGCTCATCGGCGTGGTGATCATCCTGTTGTTCTATGACTGGCGCCTGGCGCTGGCGGCGTTCGTGATCTTCCCGTTCCTGGCCGTGGGCACCTGGTGGTTCCGCAGCCGCGCCACGCGCGCCTACCGCGCCACCCGCGAGCGCGTGGCCGTGGTGCTCTCGGTGCTGCAGGAGAACCTCTCGGGCATCCGCGTGGTGCAGGCGCATGGGCGCGAGGAGGACGCCCGGCGCCGGTTCCGCGACGCCAACCGCGAGTACCGCAGGGCGAACATGCGCACCGTCACCATCAGCGGCATCTACTTCCCGGGCGTGGAGCTGCTGGCGGCGCTCGGCACCGCGCTGATCCTGTGGTTCGGCGGCACCCTGGTGCTCAACGAGGCGCTCACCGTGGGCGTGATGGTGGCGTTCATCGGCTACCTGTCGTCGTTCTTCGACCCCATCCAGCAGCTCTCGCAGCTGTACAACACCTTCCAGGCCGCCATGGCGGCGCTCGAGAAGATCTTCGGGGTGCTCGAGACCGACCCGCGCATCTCAGATGCCCCCGATGCCCGCGACCTGCCCGAGGTGGCCGGGCGCATCGACCTCGACCACGTGTCGTTCGGATACGGCCGTGAGTACGTGATCCGTGATGTGGACCTGCACGTGCCGCCCGGCACCACGGTGGCGCTGGTGGGTCCCACCGGCGCCGGCAAGTCCACCCTGGCCAAGCTGATCGCTCGGCTGTACGACCCCGACGAGGGCGCGGTGTGCATCGACGGCGTCGACCTGCGCGAGGTGCGCGAGGACTCCCTGCGCGCGGCCATGGGCATCGTGCCGCAAGAGGGCCACCTGTTCAGCGGCACCATCGCCGACAACGTGCGCTTCGCGTACCCGCTGGCCGGCGACGAGGACGTGCGCCGTGCGCTCGACGCGGTGGGCGCCCTGCGGTTCGTGGAGGACCTTCCGGAGGGCATCCACACCGACGTGCAGGAGCGCGGCGCCCGGCTGTCGGCCGGCCAGCGACAGCTCATCTGCTTCGCGCGGGCCCTGGTGCCCGACCCGCGCCTGGTGATCCTCGACGAGGCCACCTCATCTATCGACATCGGCACCGAGAAGCGCATCGAGGATGCCCTCGACCGCCTGCTGGCCGGGCGGACGGCGGTGGTGATCGCCCACCGGCTCTCCACCATCCGCCGCGCCGACCTCATCGTGGTGGTGGAAGATGGCCGCATCGCCGAGCAGGGCACGCACGACGATCTCATGCGCATGGGCGGCCGCTACGCGGGGCTCTATTCCGACTGGGAGCAGGCTGGGGGCGTAGGCTGAGGTCGTAACCCCTTTCTCCGCGGAGCCGGCCCCATGCCCAACAAGACGACCAACCTCTCGGTGGGTGAGTACCTCATCGACGCCCTTGGCAACCGCGGCGTGAACCACGTGTTCGGCGTGCCCGGCGACTTCATCCTCGGCCTGCACGTGATCGGCGACGAGCGCGGCATGCGCATGGTCAACTGCACGCGCGAGGAGGCCGCCACCTATGCGGCGGACGGCTACGCCCGCGAGAAGGGCCTGGGCGCCGTGGCGGTGACCTACGGCGTGGGGATCCTCGCCACCCTGGCCGCGGTGGGCAGCGCCAACGCGGAGCGCGTGCCGCTGGTGGTGATCGGCGGTGCGCCCGGCATGGCCGAGCGCGACGGCCGGCGAATCCACCACATGCCGTCGGCCGACATGGACTCCCCCTACCGCATGATGTCCGAGATCGCGCCGTACCACGTGCTGCTGGACGACCCGGACGAGGCCTACGACCAGATCGACTGGCTGCTGCTGAACGTGCAGGGGAACCTCATGCCGGGTTACATCGAGCTGCCCCGCGACATGATCGGCACGGTGCCCGAGCACCCGCGCTCGGTCACGCGCCCCGCTGAGACGCTCGTGCCGATGGCCCGCCTCTCGGCCGCGGTGGACGACGTGATCGCCCGGATCAACAAGGCGAAGCGCCCCATCATGTGGGTAGGCCACGGCGTGCGCACCCTGCAGTACGGCGACCGCGTGCTGGCGTTCGCCGAGGCCACGGGAGTCCCCATCGTGGAGTCGGTGATGGGCAAGGCCGCCGTGGACGAGTCCCACCCGCTCGTGATGGGGGTGTACGTAGGGGCCGGATCCACGCCGGAGCTGCGCGAGTACGTGGAGTCGGTGGACCTCGTGATCCAGGTCGGGGTGAACATCAACGACATCACCACGGGTGCCTTCACCGCGGATATCGCGCCCGAGAACCGCATCCACTTCAGCGCCACGGGCACCAGCGTGGAGCATCGCTTCTACGAGGGCGTGGACCTGGCGGGCATCGCCCACGTGCTGGAGCGCCGCGTGGATGAGATCAAGCCCAACAAGGTGCCGAAGAAGCTGCCGCATGCCTGGGCCAGCGAGGTGACCGAAGGCGACCGCATCACCACCGCCGTGGTGGCCGACCGCCTGCAGCGGTTCGTGGAGAGGTCGGACATCGTGCTGTGCGACGTGGGCGTGGGTGCGCACCTGTCGATGGACGCCCGGCTCAACCGCAGCGGCCAGTTGCATATCGCGCGCCTCTACGTGGGGATGGGCTTCGCCGTTCCGGCGGCCTACGGTGCCGCGCTGGCACGCGGCAAGGGCCGCCCCATCGTGCTGGTGGGCGACGGCTCGTTCCAGATGACCGGCTTCGACCTCTCCACGGCGGTGCGCGAGGGCGTGGCCCCGATCGTGCTGGTGCTCGACAACCACGGCTACGGCGCGGAGCGCAGCATCCACGACGGCGACTTCAACGACATCGCCCAGTGGGACTACGCGGCGGTGGGGGCGGTGGTGGGCGCCATAGGCCTGCAGGCCTACACGCCCGAGCAACTCGACCAGGCCCTGGCCCGTGCGCGGGCCGACCGCGACACGGCGTACATCATCCAGGTCGACCTCGACAAGCTCGACACTCCCCGCGGCCTCAGGGCGCTGGGCGAGGGCCTTGCCGACCTCATGGGGTAGCGGCGGGGCCTTTGCTACCTTCCCGGCGGCGTTGAGGCGGTGGGGGATCGTCTAGCTGGTAGGACACTGGGTTCTGGTCCCAGGAGCGGGGGTTCGAGTCCTCCTCCCCCAGTCACTTCACGACCGGCGGCGCATTCGCAATAATGCCCGCACGCAGTACTCGTGCAGTACCTCGCAGGGCTCACGCGGCGCATTCGTCTAGGGGCCTAGGACGCCGCCCTCTCACGGCGGTAACACGGGTTCAAATCCCGTATGCGCTACCTCACGCGAAGGGTCGCCCGGAGGGCGGCCCTTCGCCGCTTTGCACCTGACACCCTAGCCGGGTGAACGCCCGCGCGCTGCTGCGCAACCCCGACGTGGCGCGCCTGCTGGGCGCGCAGTTGCTGAGCACCCTCACCTTCGGCGTGGTGGCCGCCGCGCTGGGGTGGCAGGCGTTCCAGCGCACGGGCAGCCCGCTGACCCTGGGGCTCATCGGGCTCGCGGAGTTCCTCCCGGCGCTCATCTTCGCTCTGCCCGCAGGGCAGATGGCCGATCGGCTCGACCGCCGGGTAGTGACGGCCCTCGGCATGGGCATCGTGGTTCTGATGGCGCTCGGGCTGCTGGCCGACGCCGCGGCGGGCGACGACTCGGCCCTTCCGCTGTACTTCCTCGCCGCCGGCCTGGGAGTGGGGAGGTCGTTCTCGAACGCCGCCTTCACCCCCATGCTGGCGGCGGCGGTGACGGCAGCCGACCTGCCACGCACCATGGCGCTCTCGTCGTCCACGTGGCAGGGCGCGCTCATCTTCGGGCCCTTCCTGGGCGGCCTCCTCCAGGCCTGGGGCAACGTGCCGCCGTATGCATTCGCCGCGCTGCTCGATGTCGTGGCCGTGCTGCTGATCGTGGGCGTCACCCGACGAGTGGGCACCGAGCATCGCCTCGAGCTCACAGGGCCGCCCACCATGCGCGACGCCACCGCGGGCCTGCGGCTCATCCGCCACACGCCGGCACTGCTCGGGGCCATCAGTCTCGACCTCGTGGCCGTGCTGTTCGGCGGTGCCACGGCGCTGCTGCCCATCATCGCGAGCGAGATACTCGACGTGGGGGCCGTGGGCTACGGCGTGCTGCGCGCCGCGCCGGGAATCGGAGCGGTGGCCGTGGGGCTGGCGCTGGCCAGCCGGCCCATACGACGCCGCGTAGGGCCGGTGCTGCTCGTCGCCGTGGCCGGGTTCGGGGTGTTCACGATCGTGCTCGGCATCTCCACGGCCTACTGGCTCACGTTCGTGGCCCTGCTGCTGCTCTCGGGCAGCGACATGGTGAGCGTGTACATCAGGTCCACCCTCACGCCGCTGCTCACGCCGGCCAAGCTGCGAGGCCGCGTGGTGGCCGTAGAGCGGGTCTTCGTAGGTGCCTCCAACGAGCTCGGCGCCTTCGAAAGCGGAGTGCTCGCCCAGTTCATCGGCACGGTTGGGGCCATCGTGGTGGGCGGCGCGATGTCCATCGCGGCCGCCGGCCTCTGGGCGATGTTCTTCCCGGGGCTCCGGAGCATCAACCGCTTCGAGGACATCACCCCGGGCAAGGACCCGGACGCGGGCAGGAGAACCCCGGTGTCAGGCACTTAACCGTTCGGGGCCGTAACCGTCCGTGGCCGCGCCCGAACGGTTAAGTGCCTGACACCGGGGTGAGGGCCGGTCGGATGAGCGCGGCCGTGCGCGCAGGGTCCTCGCGCAGGAAGAAGTGCCCACCCTGGTCCACGCGCACGATCTCGAAGCGGTGCCCACAGGCCTCCACCAGCTCGGGTGCCAAAAGGCAGCGCGCGGCACACGCGGTGACCGAGAGCCCAGGCCCTCTGCGCGCCCTAGCGCGGCGGCCATGTCCCACGCCAGCCGGCCCGCCGCATCGGGCGCGATGCGCGGGTGCGTGTGCATGAACGTGAGCCCGTCGAGCGCCACCACCCTGCAGACCCGCATGCCCACCGCACCGGCCCCACGCCCGCGGCCTGGTTCCACGCCGGCTCCTCCGCATGGCGCAGGAAGCCCGGCCACATGGTGCCGCCCACGGCGGTGACGCCCGGCGACGCGGCCAGCCAGTTGACCGACGCCTGCCCCGGCAGCCCGTAGCTCGGGAACAGGGCGGGGCATGTCGTGGCCGGCGGGCCCATCGACCCCATGTCGCCGCTTGCAACGATCGCGATGGGCCCCGACGCCGCCAGCACGGCCATTCCATGCTGGTACCGGACCTACCCGGCCGGTGGGGGTGTCGCATCACCCGGGGCCTGCACCTCGCTCCCGGCGTGGCTGATGCCCACCGCTGACAGGCAGGGCAGGGCGACCGCCTATTCGAGGAAGTCCACGATCCACATGGCGGACATCGGCGACACGTTGATGACCACCGCGCGCGTGCCCGCCGGCGCCAGCGTCGACAGCCACTGGGCGTCGAGGTGGGCCTCCCCGTTGGCCGTGGTGCCCTCCAGCGTAGGCGCACCCGGCAGGTTCACCTGGTCCGCCTCGATGGTGCCGGGCGGGAACCGGCAATCAGCCTGATAGCGCGCGACGTCGGCGGGCAGGTAGTTCTCGCCCATCTCGGGCACGGCGATCGACTGCTGCGGGTACGCCGTGCCGGACCCGATTCGATCGAACCCATACGCCTGCGCCACGCCGAGCGGCGTGACGGGCTCGCCGCACCCCAGGGC contains the following coding sequences:
- the aspS gene encoding aspartate--tRNA ligase → MGAGRYRTHAAAGAADAVGEAVRVSGWVHRRRDHGGVIFIDLRDRSGIVQLVFHPERAPDAHAGAERLHLEDVICVDGQVVRRSEETINLRIPTGEVEVAVTAMERLAETEPVPFSVEDESTEPSEELRLTYRYIDMRRPRRLAALELRARVVRAMRRVLDDAGFLEVETPVLTRSTPEGARDFLVPSRLSPGEWYALPQSPQLFKQLLMVGGLERYYQIARCFRDEDLRADRQPEFTQLDVEASFVEPTDIEDLTERVLVACFAEAGIDIPTPFPRMGYAEAMRRFGTDRPDLRFGMEIQDWTEAAGRTDFAVFRGVVDGGGVVRGLVVPGAGEGTSRKDGDELMAEAQALGAKGLVWAIVQDDGTLRSPVAKFLDGLAADFGAAPGDLITLVADDEPVASDVLGTLRVRFADRWGLVPEGAWAPLWVEDFPLVGWNADEKRWDALHHPFTAPHPDDVGLIATDPGAVRSLAYDVVLNGLEIGGGSIRIHDHDIQKAVFACIGLGADEAEDRFGFLLRALRLGAPPHGGIALGLDRLVMLLAGERSIRDVIAFPKTATGADPLTGAPAGVDGTQLRELAVRSTAPSPEEREK
- a CDS encoding histidine--tRNA ligase gives rise to the protein MAPRAPKGTRDVLPAEGRVRARVEAVAADVMAANGFGRVVTPTFEETEVFVRGVGTATDIVRREMYTFDDRGGRSITLRPEGTAPVARAYVEHGMHKLPQPVKLWYLAPMFRYEAPQSGRFREHWQVGAEAFGSDDPLLDAEMIVLLADIYARLDVPEVRLRISSMGDPEGRGPYREKLLAYLAPKADSLPRDARERMDENPLRLFDMKDDAVQAVMADAPRLVDNLTDDAREHHQRVLAALRLMGIPYEEDPSLVRGLDYYTRTVFEFTCDRLGAQSGIGGGGRYDGLVKSLGGPAVPGVGFGTGVERITLALGDAAAEEPVVDAYLAVPDAGIRMQLMPLLRDLRRSGVRAEAGPAGKGLKAMMRHASGLGARHVIIVGPREHAEGLATIRDMTTGNQVEVPVGEIASRITAAGQGL
- a CDS encoding glutamate formiminotransferase produces the protein MTTDHVYGRRNVSSRSSVRRGGSHRSDSGLLAVPNCSEGRDPHRIARLVAAADRSAATVLDVHSDPDHHRTVITLGGPTRALVDAGVALAIEARDLIDLRAHDGVHPFVGALDVLPFVALRPSAVPDAVAAARTAAGRIGAEAEVPCVLYGIAAGEGRERPARLRAGGLPALAARMQSGEVIADAGPALPHPGAGVVLVGAREPLVAWNIWLPGATVDDARAVAAAVREGGGGGGLPSVRALGLMCTRTGLAQVSLNVEDYRRTPLMAVVGRVRREAAARGLVAGESELVGMVPRAALGGKCPRDLGLPGLPPAKIIDTTED
- a CDS encoding ABC transporter ATP-binding protein translates to MRTLLRLLTFLRPYTWSVVITAFSALALMACTITLPYLTRRVIDDVLNGQQEDALLPLVIIVIVVGVIRALFALMRRILAGRVSLAVEFDLRDRVFAHLQQLSFGYFDRMPVGQLMSRATSDLQTVRFFLGYGLIFLFMHAFTLVFVTVVLLFINVPLTLLALLMGPALVLVAARASKRSHPVLVDVQQKVADVTQMAEESLAGIRVVKAFGQETAQDERFGLRAHDAFSRSMDAARLQSFYQSLMGFLPVLGVAVVIAVGGVMTINGVLTLGEFVQFYLYLAILTWPFRSIGMLIGSAQRAAASGQRVFEILDTAPQVPEPAHPLPLPAGGGHVRLEDVTFGYEADRPVLHDLHLDIPAGRTVAIIGPTGSGKSTITQLIPRFYDPQRGRVRVDGADVRDVALDDIRRAIGMVTQDPFLFSDSVRANIAFGRPEATDPEIERAARMAQADTFIRALPEGYDTVVGERGFTLSGGQRQRVAIARAILMDPRILVLDEATASVDASTEREISRALAAVMEGRTTIIIAHRLSTISLADEIVLIDDGRVAARGTHDDLYADSALYREIHDQGLARPDELVAREG
- a CDS encoding ABC transporter ATP-binding protein, which produces MGTRPVGHGHAGGMLGPLSEENEERVVKRPRRNMRRLLPYFRPYRRRVLVTIVLMLLVTGATLAGPALAQVAIDDGIDAGSVTALIVIVSIFVVIGLIGWAAQYWQSYLSSWVGERVLLDLRRQVFRHMMRLELGHHERTPTGRSVSRLTADIEAVNQLVVEGATSLVINGLTLIGVVIILLFYDWRLALAAFVIFPFLAVGTWWFRSRATRAYRATRERVAVVLSVLQENLSGIRVVQAHGREEDARRRFRDANREYRRANMRTVTISGIYFPGVELLAALGTALILWFGGTLVLNEALTVGVMVAFIGYLSSFFDPIQQLSQLYNTFQAAMAALEKIFGVLETDPRISDAPDARDLPEVAGRIDLDHVSFGYGREYVIRDVDLHVPPGTTVALVGPTGAGKSTLAKLIARLYDPDEGAVCIDGVDLREVREDSLRAAMGIVPQEGHLFSGTIADNVRFAYPLAGDEDVRRALDAVGALRFVEDLPEGIHTDVQERGARLSAGQRQLICFARALVPDPRLVILDEATSSIDIGTEKRIEDALDRLLAGRTAVVIAHRLSTIRRADLIVVVEDGRIAEQGTHDDLMRMGGRYAGLYSDWEQAGGVG
- a CDS encoding alpha-keto acid decarboxylase family protein — its product is MPNKTTNLSVGEYLIDALGNRGVNHVFGVPGDFILGLHVIGDERGMRMVNCTREEAATYAADGYAREKGLGAVAVTYGVGILATLAAVGSANAERVPLVVIGGAPGMAERDGRRIHHMPSADMDSPYRMMSEIAPYHVLLDDPDEAYDQIDWLLLNVQGNLMPGYIELPRDMIGTVPEHPRSVTRPAETLVPMARLSAAVDDVIARINKAKRPIMWVGHGVRTLQYGDRVLAFAEATGVPIVESVMGKAAVDESHPLVMGVYVGAGSTPELREYVESVDLVIQVGVNINDITTGAFTADIAPENRIHFSATGTSVEHRFYEGVDLAGIAHVLERRVDEIKPNKVPKKLPHAWASEVTEGDRITTAVVADRLQRFVERSDIVLCDVGVGAHLSMDARLNRSGQLHIARLYVGMGFAVPAAYGAALARGKGRPIVLVGDGSFQMTGFDLSTAVREGVAPIVLVLDNHGYGAERSIHDGDFNDIAQWDYAAVGAVVGAIGLQAYTPEQLDQALARARADRDTAYIIQVDLDKLDTPRGLRALGEGLADLMG
- a CDS encoding MFS transporter, which translates into the protein MNARALLRNPDVARLLGAQLLSTLTFGVVAAALGWQAFQRTGSPLTLGLIGLAEFLPALIFALPAGQMADRLDRRVVTALGMGIVVLMALGLLADAAAGDDSALPLYFLAAGLGVGRSFSNAAFTPMLAAAVTAADLPRTMALSSSTWQGALIFGPFLGGLLQAWGNVPPYAFAALLDVVAVLLIVGVTRRVGTEHRLELTGPPTMRDATAGLRLIRHTPALLGAISLDLVAVLFGGATALLPIIASEILDVGAVGYGVLRAAPGIGAVAVGLALASRPIRRRVGPVLLVAVAGFGVFTIVLGISTAYWLTFVALLLLSGSDMVSVYIRSTLTPLLTPAKLRGRVVAVERVFVGASNELGAFESGVLAQFIGTVGAIVVGGAMSIAAAGLWAMFFPGLRSINRFEDITPGKDPDAGRRTPVSGT